A genomic region of Mycobacterium senriense contains the following coding sequences:
- the eccE gene encoding type VII secretion protein EccE: MKRQRRFGLSLSWPRLTTVFLVDVLIMVVASHCPESWQGTYRIAFWVGVGLALLVTLLSLVTYHGLTVTSGLATWLWDWSADPGSALAAGCTPALDYQRKYGRDKVGVRQHDGQLVTVIAISGGDDDSASRLRHRHSAPTLLVSAVASGLRQFDVHLDDVDIVSVKVRRGGNAAELSKLDDWGPEEWEVANDKPTSYIRRTWLVLRMNPQRNVAAVAARDSLASTLVAATERLAQDLDGLTCAARPLTAEELAEVDRAVLADLEPTWSRPGWRRLKHFNGFVTSLWLSPSDITTEKLDEVWDDETVATVLTIRLTSRGGRPQVSAWVRYHTEKRLRRNVSSGLNRLTGRQLAAVRASLPAPTARPLLVVPSRPLRADDDDLALSVDQLRGSSAGVAVTQ, translated from the coding sequence ATGAAGCGTCAGCGCAGGTTTGGGTTGTCTTTGTCGTGGCCGCGGCTGACCACCGTGTTTTTGGTCGACGTCCTGATCATGGTGGTGGCCAGCCATTGCCCCGAGTCCTGGCAGGGCACCTATCGCATCGCGTTCTGGGTCGGTGTCGGCCTGGCGTTGCTGGTGACGCTGCTGTCGCTGGTCACCTACCACGGCCTCACCGTCACGTCGGGGCTGGCCACGTGGCTGTGGGATTGGTCCGCCGATCCGGGCTCCGCGCTGGCCGCGGGTTGCACCCCGGCCCTGGACTACCAGCGCAAGTACGGGCGCGACAAGGTCGGCGTGCGGCAGCATGACGGCCAGCTGGTCACCGTGATCGCCATCAGCGGCGGTGACGACGACTCGGCCTCCCGCCTTCGTCACCGGCACTCGGCGCCCACGCTGTTGGTGTCAGCCGTCGCTTCGGGCCTGCGCCAGTTCGACGTCCACCTCGATGACGTCGACATCGTGTCGGTTAAGGTGCGCCGCGGCGGCAACGCCGCCGAGTTGTCCAAGCTGGACGACTGGGGCCCCGAAGAGTGGGAGGTGGCCAACGACAAGCCCACCTCGTACATTCGGCGCACCTGGCTGGTGTTGCGGATGAACCCCCAGCGCAACGTCGCCGCCGTCGCGGCCCGCGATTCGCTGGCGTCGACCCTGGTGGCCGCCACCGAACGGCTCGCCCAGGATCTCGACGGGCTGACCTGTGCGGCCCGGCCGCTGACCGCGGAGGAGCTGGCCGAAGTCGACCGTGCGGTCCTTGCCGATCTGGAACCGACCTGGAGCCGTCCCGGCTGGCGCCGACTCAAGCACTTCAACGGGTTCGTCACCAGCCTGTGGTTGTCGCCGTCCGACATCACCACCGAGAAGCTGGATGAGGTGTGGGACGACGAGACCGTCGCCACGGTGCTCACGATCCGGCTCACCTCGCGCGGCGGCAGGCCGCAGGTATCGGCCTGGGTGCGTTACCACACCGAAAAGCGGTTGCGGAGAAACGTCTCGTCGGGCCTCAACCGCCTCACCGGACGCCAGCTGGCCGCGGTGCGAGCCAGCCTGCCCGCCCCAACGGCGCGCCCCCTGCTGGTCGTGCCGAGCCGCCCGTTGCGCGCCGACGATGACGACCTTGCGCTATCCGTCGACCAGCTGCGAGGGAGCTCGGCGGGCGTAGCTGTAACGCAATGA